The Haliaeetus albicilla chromosome 19, bHalAlb1.1, whole genome shotgun sequence genome has a segment encoding these proteins:
- the PARVG gene encoding gamma-parvin, translated as MDPDFLNVFTQPAGLNQFLAENVIAQGEKKKIIKPTSSNNPKLEELKLLLIDWINTTLKEEHIVVKSLEEDLYDGLVLHHLLENLGSLKLDVDKIALTEKKQRQKLSVILEAVAKCLQLEESQLKWSVESILAKDLLSTLHLLVAIAKHFKPNLAMPPNVQVETITIENTSRGLKTANAVEYITENKENLEAQSKDDAFDELFSRAPDKLDAVKKVFLQFVNQHVGKLGLNVKDFESQLADGVILLLLIGQLEGYFLNLRDFFLTPASTTEMLHNVNLALDLLADGGLLNFSVNSEDIVNGDMKTIMRILYCLYSKYKTKET; from the exons ATGGATCCAgactttttaaatgtgtttacaCAGCCTGCTGGACTTAATCAATTCCTAGCTGAAAATGTCATAGCTCAAG gtgagaagaagaaaatcataaaACCGACCTCAAGCAACAATCCCAAATTGGAAGAATTAAAACTG TTATTGATTGACTGGATTAACACAACTCTGAAAGAGGAACACATAGTAGTTAAAAGTCTGGAAGAAGATCTGTATGATGGGCTGGTACTTCATCATCTTTTGG AAAACCTAGGATCTCTCAAGTTGGATGTTGACAAGATtgcattaacagaaaaaaagcagcgaCAGAAACTCTCTGTGATTCTGGAAGCTGTGGCTAAGTGTTTGCAACTGGAAGAAAGTCAGCTGAAATGGAGTGTGGAAT CTATCTTGGCAAAGGACTTACTGAGCACACTGCATCTTCTGGTTGCAATAGCAAAGCACTTCAAACCCAACCTGGCCATGCCTCCAAATGTTCAAGTGGAAACAATCACCATTGAG AACACCTCCAGAGGATTAAAGACGGCAAATGCGGTGGAATATATCACAGAAAACAA GGAGAATTTAGAAGCGCAGTCAA AAGATGATGCCTTTGATGAATTATTTAGCCGTGCTCCAGATAAACTGGATGCTGTAAAAAAG gtATTTTTGCAATTTGTCAACCAGCATGTTGGAAAATTGGGATTAAATGTGAAAGACTTCGAATCTCAG CTTGCAGATGGAGTTATCTTACTGCTGTTAATTGGACAACTGGAGGGTTACTTTCTGAATTTAAGGGATTTCTTCCTGACTCCAGCCAGCACCACAGAGATG CTTCACAATGTTAACCTTGCATTGGACTTGCTGGCAGATGGAGGTCTCCTGAATTTTTCTGTGAACTCTGAAG ATATTGTGAATGGAGATATGAAGACTATAATGCGGATTCTGTATTGTTTGTATTCCAAATACAAGACCAAAGAAACATGA